The genomic window GGTGGGGTGTTGTATTTGGTAGGAATGGAGTATGGGCAGTAGATGACTGCTCCAaccattgtgtgtatgtgtttgatgGTCAGAATATGTTAGTTAGGAAGATTGGTAGTGGTGGTAGTAATAATAGTCAATTCAGTTATCCTCATGGTGTTGCATTTGATAATTACAATCACTTATATGTGGTTGATACTAGTAACCACAGGGTACAGAAGTTTGATGTCAATGGTAACTACTTGCTACAGTTTGGAGGTCATGGTTCAGGTGATGGTCAACTGTGGTATCCATATTGTATCACAACACATACTGGTAGGGTATATGTTGCTGATTATAGTAACCATCGTATATCAGTGTTCCAGTACAATGGTCAGTTTTGCATCTCTTTTGGTTCTGATCAGTTACGTGGTCCCTATGATGTAGCAGTTAATGTCAATAATCAGTTGCTTGTTGCTGACAGTATACG from Dysidea avara chromosome 2, odDysAvar1.4, whole genome shotgun sequence includes these protein-coding regions:
- the LOC136248014 gene encoding tripartite motif-containing protein 2-like; translated protein: MLVRKIGSGGSNNSQFSYPHGVAFDNYNHLYVVDTSNHRVQKFDVNGNYLLQFGGHGSGDGQLWYPYCITTHTGRVYVADYSNHRISVFQYNGQFCISFGSDQLRGPYDVAVNVNNQLLVADSIRSNHCIVTFSLDGHYVGKFGTQGSNRGELNSPYSLATDVNGFILVSDGNHRVSVFDHVGNFIHCFGSKGSANGQFSCPGYIALSPNGSIYVSDHYNKRIQIFTNY